The stretch of DNA GAATCTTGACGGGAGATTGCGACAAACTCTTAATAGTAGCGATCGCGTTATTGGTTCCAGCTTCAGCCCCGATGGAAAACTAATTGCCTTAGCGAATGCTGATAATACTATTACTTTGTGGCAATTTGTGGGAACGAATGCGACATTGCTTAAAACTATCCAGCACACGGCTAGAGTGATTAGTTTGGGTTTCAGTCCAAATAGTAAAATATTGGCTTTTGGAGGTCGAGATAAAACAGTAACTTTGTTACCAGTGGATAATTTGAATCTAGGCAGCATTGTCGCTCGCGGCTGCGATTGGATGCAAGATTATTTGATGTACAATCCGATGGTTAGTAACAGCGATCGCAATCTTTGTCAGACAAATAATATAGGATCGCAACCCTGAGATCGTTAAAAAATTTATCTACCAAATCCGATGATGGTAAACTACTTACGATCGAGGCTTCGGGTAGTTTGCGAGTTTAACTGAGGTTAATTTGTGAGTAGTAAGTAGAAGGAAGAAGGAAGAAAAATTTAGTTATCTAGGAGAGAAGGAAGAATGTTTATACACTCAGCTTTTTAGCCATCCCGATCTTATGTTTATCCCTATTATGTCACTTTGGTCAGAGAAAAAGGCTTTCGCCTTGCGATCGCTCCTTTGAGCAATTAGGCTTTCGGGTTTTGGGGTCAGGTAAAGAATCTGACACCTTTTCGCAAAAAACTGGAGTAGTTTGATGGTTTACGAGATACCCGAAGAGGATTTATGGCGTTTTACGTCCTAAACGCCTTGGCCGTTGCTATGACTGGGTATTTCCTTGCTCCCCTAGTCCCTCCCGTCCCTAAGATTCGCTAAACATATTTCGCTATATGTGGCAAAGTGTCTTAAGATTGTCCTAAGAATTGAACTCGTCTAAGACCCACTGCTTAGAAACTACAAATAATTTAGGAGGAACATCTATGGCGATCGTACCCATGCGGCTACTGCTGGATCACGCGGCGGAAAACGGTTATGGCATTCCTGCTTACAATGTAAACAACATGGAGCAGATTCAGGCTATCATGCGGGCGGCGGATGAAACCAATAGCCCCGTAATCCTGCAAGCTTCTCGCGGTGCTCGTTCTTATGCTGGCGAAAACTTCTTACGCCATTTGATTTTGGCTGCTGTGGAAACTTACCCCCACATCCCCATTGTCATGCACCAAGATCATGGTAATGCTCCCGGTACTTGCTATTCGGCGATTCGCAACGGTTTTACCAGCGTGATGATGGATGGTTCTTTGGAAGCAGATGCTAAGACTCCTGCTAGCTACGAATACAACGTCAATGTTACCAGCGAAGTTGTGAAAGTAGCTCACTCCATTGGCGTTAGCGTGGAAGGCGAACTGGGCTGTTTGGGTTCTCTGGAAACTGGTATGGGTGAAGCTGAAGATGGTCACGGTGCTGAGGGTGTACTCTCTCACGACCAATTGTTAACTGACCCTGACCAAGCTGTGGATTTCGTTGAGCAAACTCAGGTTGATGCTTTAGCCGTTGCGATCGGTACTTCTCACGGTGCTTACAAGTTTACTCGTAAGCCAACTGGTGAAGTTTTAGCAATTAGCCGCATTGAAGAAATTCACCGCCGCTTACCGAATACTCACTTGGTAATGCACGGTTCCTCTTCTGTTCCTGAAGATTTGCTGGCTTTGATCAACCAGTATGGCGGTAAGATCCGGGAAACTTACGGTGTACCTGTCGAAGAAATCCAAAAGGGAATTCAAAGCGGTGTCCGCAAGATTAATATTGACACTGACAACCGTTTGGCGATTACTGCTGCGGTGCGTGAAGCTTTGGCTGCTAAGCCTGAAGAGTTCGATCCTCGCCACTTTATGAAGCCTTCGATTAAGTATATGCAGAAGGTTTGTAGCGATCGCTATCAGTCTTTTGGTGCTGCTGGTCATGGTACTAATATCAAGCAAATTTCTCTGGATGATTTTGCAGCTAAGTATGCTAAGGGCGAACTGAAAGCTATTTCTAAGAGCGCTGTGACTGCCTAAGAGTTATAGATTTTAGATCGTATCTAAGGTCTAAAGGATAATTTGCCGGGTGGCTTTTGGGCTACTCGGTTTTTTATTGTTTGGAATCAAGATGAACTATAGCAGGAGGCAGGAGGCAGGAGGAAGGAGGAAAATGCAATCAAAGAAATGGTTTGGGCGATCGAGAATGTCTTAACCGTTGTGGCGGTTGCTATACCTTAAAAGATACAAATAAAAATTTGTAATATTTTGAAATAAAGAGCTATAATTCTTTATATAGGCTAGCTAAGACGATTGCCCGAAATCACCCAAATGGGTGAATCTGAGAGAGGATGCGCGATCGCCACTGCCAACCTTATGCTGAAAGTAATCCTGAGTTTAAATAGTGAGTCGGTATGATCGTTAGCCATGACAAGCAAACTGCTGCTCAGGTCAAAGTGAAAGATTCTAAACCCTTTGAACCGCAGCCTCCTAAGAAACCCACTCGTAAATTTAATCGGTGGGCGATCGGACTGCTTGCAGCAGGTTTGCTGGCTGTACCAACTACCATATATATAGTCAAAAGTCAAGCTAAACCACAGGCGGATATTATTCAATCTCTGACTGTCCCAGTTGAGGCGCAAAACCTGACTGTGCGAATTACGAGCTCAGGGACAGTCCAGCCAGTACAGAGAGTCAACCTGAGTCCGAAAACCTCTGGCCGGATAGCGGAATTGTACGTCGAACAAGGCGATCGCGTACAGCAGGGACAATTGATCGCCCGCATGGA from Kamptonema formosum PCC 6407 encodes:
- the fba gene encoding class II fructose-bisphosphate aldolase (catalyzes the reversible aldol condensation of dihydroxyacetonephosphate and glyceraldehyde 3-phosphate in the Calvin cycle, glycolysis, and/or gluconeogenesis), with protein sequence MAIVPMRLLLDHAAENGYGIPAYNVNNMEQIQAIMRAADETNSPVILQASRGARSYAGENFLRHLILAAVETYPHIPIVMHQDHGNAPGTCYSAIRNGFTSVMMDGSLEADAKTPASYEYNVNVTSEVVKVAHSIGVSVEGELGCLGSLETGMGEAEDGHGAEGVLSHDQLLTDPDQAVDFVEQTQVDALAVAIGTSHGAYKFTRKPTGEVLAISRIEEIHRRLPNTHLVMHGSSSVPEDLLALINQYGGKIRETYGVPVEEIQKGIQSGVRKINIDTDNRLAITAAVREALAAKPEEFDPRHFMKPSIKYMQKVCSDRYQSFGAAGHGTNIKQISLDDFAAKYAKGELKAISKSAVTA